From one Campylobacter anatolicus genomic stretch:
- a CDS encoding phage baseplate assembly protein V — protein MKMDFIEIGIISEIRADRARVKIGDMVTDFLPVIQMANSFARTFVPIRVGEQAVVLPVRGSLNSGVILRSVYQEAHTTPSTDTKTQICTFEDGVSISYNTAISTLSISSPKQINITCDNANLSAKNVLVNANDTTIKSPNIKLLGNTLIQGSISTAGSGGDAGSFEINGNVVITGSITAGGDANFGGLVSDALGNLSDHTNNGYSRD, from the coding sequence ATGAAGATGGACTTTATTGAAATTGGCATAATTTCAGAGATAAGAGCCGACAGAGCCAGAGTAAAGATCGGCGATATGGTAACTGATTTTTTACCCGTAATCCAAATGGCAAATTCTTTCGCTCGTACCTTTGTGCCTATTCGCGTGGGTGAACAAGCGGTAGTTTTACCTGTACGTGGTAGCCTAAACAGTGGCGTAATACTTCGCTCGGTATATCAAGAAGCTCACACTACACCAAGCACAGATACAAAAACGCAAATTTGTACTTTTGAGGATGGAGTAAGCATAAGCTACAACACAGCAATTAGCACACTTAGCATTTCAAGTCCAAAGCAGATAAACATTACTTGTGATAACGCAAATTTGAGTGCTAAAAACGTGCTGGTAAATGCGAACGACACTACCATAAAAAGCCCAAATATAAAGCTTCTTGGAAATACTCTTATTCAAGGAAGCATAAGCACAGCTGGAAGTGGTGGAGATGCTGGTAGCTTTGAGATAAACGGTAATGTTGTTATCACAGGTTCAATCACTGCTGGTGGTGATGCAAATTTTGGTGGCTTAGTAAGCGATGCTCTCGGAAACCTAAGCGATCATACAAATAACGGATATTCAAGAGATTAA